One Parasphingorhabdus cellanae genomic region harbors:
- a CDS encoding acyl-CoA dehydrogenase family protein yields MQRFNFPVIQPDPALEELRAELQAFLREEREAGNFRPEPECWMASSDPEFSKKMGKRGWIGLTWSSQYGGHDKTALERYIVTEETLRAGAPVGAHWIADRQHAPMLIEHGTEEQKRDILPRIAAGECYFAIGLSEPGAGSDLANVKTKAEKVEGGWKINGQKIWSSGAHISHYMVAILRTSPADGRNRHVGLSQIMIDLSLPGVTIKPITDLSGDAHFNEVYFEDVIVPDDCLLGEEGGGWKQVTGELAMERSGPERFLSSYITLETALHQLQGKLGSDSQARLGKLIANLRTLRGMSWGIANLLHQGVSPETEAALVKDLGNRLENDLTLQVRALLNDLPEDEWSDEMRRILNIGILRSPPNTLRGGTTEVMRGITARQLGLR; encoded by the coding sequence ATGCAGCGTTTCAATTTCCCTGTTATCCAGCCTGATCCGGCCCTTGAAGAATTGCGTGCTGAATTGCAGGCCTTTCTGAGAGAAGAGCGGGAGGCCGGTAATTTTCGCCCAGAGCCGGAATGCTGGATGGCCTCTTCCGATCCCGAATTTTCCAAGAAAATGGGCAAGCGGGGCTGGATTGGGCTGACCTGGTCGAGCCAATATGGCGGCCACGACAAGACGGCGCTGGAACGCTATATCGTGACCGAGGAAACCTTGCGCGCGGGCGCTCCAGTCGGCGCGCACTGGATTGCCGACCGGCAACATGCGCCGATGCTGATCGAACATGGAACCGAGGAGCAGAAGCGCGATATCCTGCCGCGCATTGCCGCGGGGGAATGCTATTTCGCCATTGGGCTTTCCGAGCCCGGCGCCGGTTCCGATCTCGCCAATGTCAAAACCAAGGCCGAAAAAGTAGAAGGCGGCTGGAAAATCAACGGCCAGAAAATCTGGTCCTCCGGCGCGCATATTTCGCATTATATGGTGGCCATTTTGCGCACCTCGCCAGCCGATGGCCGCAACCGGCATGTTGGTCTCTCGCAAATCATGATTGATCTCAGCCTTCCCGGCGTCACGATCAAACCGATTACTGATCTTTCCGGCGATGCGCATTTCAACGAAGTCTATTTTGAAGATGTGATCGTGCCGGATGACTGCCTGCTCGGCGAAGAAGGCGGCGGCTGGAAACAGGTGACCGGCGAGCTGGCGATGGAACGCTCTGGGCCGGAGCGGTTTTTGTCGAGCTACATCACGCTGGAAACAGCGCTCCATCAATTGCAGGGCAAGCTGGGATCGGATTCTCAGGCGCGTCTCGGCAAGCTGATCGCGAATTTGCGCACCTTGCGCGGCATGTCCTGGGGCATCGCCAATCTGCTGCATCAAGGCGTATCGCCGGAAACCGAGGCTGCCTTGGTCAAGGATCTTGGCAACCGATTGGAGAATGACCTCACCCTGCAAGTGCGGGCTTTGCTCAACGATCTGCCGGAGGACGAGTGGAGCGATGAAATGCGGCGTATCCTCAATATCGGCATATTGCGGTCCCCGCCGAATACGTTACGCGGCGGTACAACCGAAGTCATGCGCGGCATTACCGCGCGGCAATTGGGCCTGAGATAA
- the gspI gene encoding type II secretion system minor pseudopilin GspI has protein sequence MSLLRKRASERGFTLIEMLVALSVFSLAALALIRLQGYTTRNAAELELRVVAQSVVRNRAVEILTDPRPPSLGESSGEEENGGLNWTWTQSARLTEEGNFVQVDITTQEKVSGAPATLTILRPAGIVLDVPEPVQPPNN, from the coding sequence ATGAGCCTTTTAAGAAAACGGGCAAGCGAACGCGGCTTCACACTCATTGAAATGCTGGTGGCACTGTCAGTGTTCAGCCTCGCCGCGCTCGCGCTGATCCGGCTGCAAGGCTATACCACCCGTAATGCTGCGGAGCTGGAGCTGCGGGTGGTCGCCCAATCGGTTGTCCGCAACCGGGCGGTGGAAATACTCACCGATCCGCGCCCGCCGAGCCTGGGTGAAAGCAGCGGCGAGGAAGAAAATGGCGGTCTCAATTGGACTTGGACACAAAGCGCGCGCCTGACCGAAGAGGGAAATTTCGTGCAGGTTGATATCACCACACAGGAAAAGGTTAGCGGCGCGCCGGCTACGCTAACGATATTGCGGCCAGCGGGTATCGTGCTTGATGTGCCCGAACCAGTGCAGCCACCAAATAACTAA
- a CDS encoding alkyl/aryl-sulfatase produces MNKRMILALATAPLLMAAGQPQANTQPVDTPPAYTPPEGVATAATKAANARVAARLPLADQTDFDNANRGFLAKIEDAQILNEDGSVAWEVGQFDFIKDVAPDTVNPSLWRQGKLNSIHGLFKVQEGIYQLRGYDLAQMTLIAGKTGWIVVDPLTTPAPAKAALALANETLGQRPVQAVIFTHSHGDHFGGVSGVVSAEELQYGKVQIIAPHGFLRESIGENVLAGTTMNRRVQFQFGTNLPVGEAGHVGTGLGQYLSKGDLSLVPPTKTISKDGETLTIDGITFEFMDAGETEAPAELVFYLPEFKALHTAEVVTRNFHNVLTPRGALVRDTLKWSKVIDAMLAKYGEKSEVLLASHHWPIWGSENVENALKNQRGLYRYVHDQTLRQANQGATMHEIAENIGEPHFAATDFGVRDYYGTLNHNSKAVYQRYFGWWDGVPAHYHELPPVEASQKYVAAMGGSPKAQSVGERAFANGDYRWAATVFNHIVFADPTNETAKKWLASTYEQLGFQAEAGTWRNIYLSGAKELREGNDRGEVVATNNARVLNSIPAVDLFDALAARFNPARMNNAGGIIQFTFPDRGEAVNVDLGKSVMFPRDGTTDRSIAQITVTRTDFTRLLMREITPRELIVSGNMRVLGNVGLMAAMFGALDPVDPQFNIVTP; encoded by the coding sequence ATGAATAAACGAATGATATTGGCGCTGGCAACGGCACCCTTGTTGATGGCCGCTGGCCAACCACAAGCCAACACCCAGCCAGTCGACACTCCACCAGCCTATACGCCACCGGAGGGCGTTGCGACCGCCGCGACAAAAGCGGCCAACGCAAGGGTCGCCGCACGCTTGCCACTGGCTGACCAGACCGATTTCGACAATGCCAATCGCGGCTTTCTGGCCAAAATTGAAGACGCCCAGATCCTGAATGAAGACGGATCGGTGGCGTGGGAGGTCGGGCAGTTTGATTTTATCAAAGACGTGGCCCCCGATACCGTCAACCCGTCACTCTGGCGCCAGGGCAAGCTGAACAGCATCCACGGATTGTTCAAGGTGCAGGAAGGCATCTATCAGTTGCGCGGCTATGATCTGGCGCAAATGACGCTGATCGCGGGCAAGACCGGTTGGATTGTCGTCGATCCGCTCACGACGCCAGCACCGGCTAAAGCCGCTTTGGCGCTGGCCAACGAAACGCTGGGACAGCGCCCGGTTCAGGCCGTGATTTTCACGCATAGCCATGGCGACCATTTCGGCGGCGTCAGCGGGGTCGTCTCTGCTGAAGAGCTACAATATGGCAAGGTGCAGATTATCGCGCCGCATGGTTTCCTGCGCGAATCCATCGGTGAGAATGTCCTGGCCGGAACCACCATGAACCGCCGGGTTCAATTTCAGTTCGGAACCAACTTGCCGGTCGGTGAAGCTGGTCATGTCGGCACCGGTCTGGGCCAATATTTGTCGAAAGGCGACCTGTCACTGGTGCCGCCGACCAAGACCATCAGCAAGGACGGCGAGACCCTCACCATTGATGGCATCACCTTTGAATTTATGGACGCTGGTGAGACAGAAGCGCCGGCCGAGCTGGTCTTTTACCTTCCCGAGTTTAAGGCCTTGCACACGGCAGAGGTGGTGACACGCAATTTCCACAATGTGCTGACGCCGCGCGGAGCCTTGGTGCGGGACACGTTGAAATGGAGTAAGGTCATTGATGCCATGCTCGCCAAATATGGCGAAAAGTCTGAGGTGCTGCTCGCCAGCCATCACTGGCCGATCTGGGGGAGCGAGAATGTTGAGAATGCGCTGAAAAATCAGCGCGGTCTATATCGCTATGTCCACGATCAAACTCTGCGGCAGGCCAATCAGGGTGCGACGATGCACGAAATTGCCGAGAATATTGGCGAGCCTCACTTCGCCGCTACTGATTTTGGCGTGCGCGATTATTATGGCACGCTCAATCATAACTCAAAAGCCGTCTATCAGCGCTATTTCGGTTGGTGGGATGGGGTTCCGGCCCATTATCATGAATTGCCACCGGTGGAAGCGTCGCAAAAATATGTCGCGGCCATGGGCGGTTCTCCCAAAGCCCAGTCCGTTGGGGAACGCGCCTTTGCAAATGGGGATTATCGTTGGGCTGCCACAGTCTTCAATCATATTGTTTTTGCTGATCCCACCAATGAAACGGCCAAGAAATGGCTCGCTTCCACCTATGAGCAACTTGGTTTTCAAGCCGAGGCAGGCACATGGCGCAACATTTATCTGTCGGGTGCGAAAGAGCTGCGCGAGGGCAATGACCGCGGCGAGGTTGTTGCGACCAACAATGCACGGGTGTTGAACAGCATTCCGGCAGTTGACCTGTTTGATGCGCTGGCAGCACGTTTCAATCCGGCGCGGATGAACAATGCCGGTGGTATCATCCAGTTCACTTTTCCGGATCGCGGCGAGGCTGTGAATGTTGATCTCGGCAAAAGCGTTATGTTCCCGCGCGACGGCACGACGGATCGCTCAATCGCCCAAATCACTGTAACCCGTACGGACTTTACCCGGCTGCTGATGCGGGAAATCACGCCGCGGGAATTGATCGTCTCGGGCAATATGAGAGTATTGGGCAATGTCGGCTTGATGGCGGCGATGTTCGGTGCGCTCGACCCGGTCGATCCACAATTCAATATCGTGACACCCTGA
- a CDS encoding carbon-nitrogen hydrolase family protein, whose translation MSSTSTGRIVSVVQAGSDPFNMPATLGKFAELLSEAKAAKSDLAVFPEAFVGGYPKGVDFGVRVGSRNDAGRELFRLYSDNAVELGSPEFEALSEAVAANDIAVVVGVIERKGATLYCSTFGFERDGSLLGVHRKLVPTAMERLIWGQGDGSDLPVMDSSAGRLVSAICWENYMPLLRSYYYDAQPDFYCVSTVDDRPVWVPTMQTIALEGRSFVLSACQYLERALIGLGAEQFDAVQGNDPDTVLINGGSCIIAPSGEVVAGPVFGEETLLTAEIDLDDRTRGKFDMDVAGHYARPDVFELSVSVERQRNVRKD comes from the coding sequence GTGAGCAGCACATCCACAGGTCGTATCGTCTCGGTGGTTCAGGCCGGATCCGATCCCTTTAATATGCCGGCGACGCTCGGTAAATTTGCAGAACTTTTGTCGGAAGCCAAAGCAGCCAAAAGTGATCTGGCTGTATTTCCCGAAGCTTTTGTTGGTGGTTATCCCAAGGGGGTAGATTTTGGCGTTCGGGTAGGATCGCGCAACGATGCCGGGCGGGAATTGTTCCGGCTCTATTCGGACAATGCAGTCGAACTGGGTTCGCCCGAATTTGAAGCGCTGAGCGAAGCGGTCGCCGCCAATGATATAGCCGTGGTCGTCGGAGTCATCGAGCGCAAAGGCGCGACTCTCTATTGCTCGACCTTCGGCTTTGAACGTGACGGCTCACTGCTTGGCGTCCACCGCAAGCTGGTTCCGACTGCGATGGAGCGGCTGATCTGGGGACAGGGTGACGGCAGCGACCTGCCGGTAATGGACAGCAGCGCCGGGCGATTGGTGAGCGCGATCTGCTGGGAAAACTACATGCCGCTGCTGCGGAGCTATTATTATGACGCGCAGCCTGATTTCTATTGTGTGTCGACCGTAGATGACCGGCCGGTATGGGTCCCGACGATGCAAACCATCGCACTGGAAGGCCGTTCCTTTGTCCTGTCTGCCTGCCAATATCTGGAACGCGCGCTGATCGGTTTAGGCGCAGAGCAATTTGATGCGGTCCAGGGCAATGACCCTGATACGGTTCTGATCAATGGAGGCAGCTGCATTATCGCGCCTTCGGGCGAAGTGGTCGCTGGGCCGGTATTCGGCGAAGAGACTTTGCTAACCGCTGAAATCGATTTGGACGACCGGACGCGCGGCAAGTTCGATATGGATGTAGCCGGTCATTATGCGCGGCCGGATGTGTTTGAGTTGAGCGTTAGTGTAGAGCGTCAGCGCAATGTCCGGAAAGATTGA
- a CDS encoding NAD(P)H-dependent flavin oxidoreductase, with product MKTRITELFGIQHPIIQGGMHYVGFAELAAAVSNAGGLGIITALTQPSAEALANEIAKCNDMTDKPFGVNLTFLPVVNSPDYEGMVKAIIDGGVKVVETAGNNPQQVLPALQGAGIKVIHKCTAVRHALKAQKIGCDAVSVDGFECGGHPGEDDIPNMILLPRAADELDIPFVSSGGQADARSLVASLAMGAEGMNMGTRFIATKEAPVHQNVKDAIVAASELDTRLVMRPLRNTERVLNNAAVEQLLEIEKEKGADLQFTDVIEQVAGVYPKIMLEGDMDIGAWSCGMVAGLINDIPTCKELIDGIMKDAEEIINGRLKGFLAA from the coding sequence ATGAAAACACGCATCACAGAGCTTTTCGGCATCCAGCATCCGATCATTCAGGGTGGTATGCATTATGTGGGATTTGCGGAACTCGCAGCGGCGGTTTCCAATGCCGGTGGCCTCGGGATTATCACCGCCCTCACTCAACCCTCTGCCGAAGCGCTGGCGAACGAAATTGCCAAATGCAACGATATGACCGACAAACCATTTGGTGTGAACCTGACCTTCCTGCCGGTGGTCAATTCCCCGGACTATGAGGGCATGGTCAAGGCGATTATCGACGGCGGCGTCAAAGTTGTCGAGACGGCGGGCAACAATCCGCAGCAAGTGCTGCCTGCATTGCAGGGCGCTGGCATTAAGGTCATCCACAAGTGCACCGCCGTACGCCATGCATTGAAAGCGCAGAAAATTGGCTGCGACGCGGTTTCCGTTGATGGTTTCGAATGCGGCGGCCACCCCGGTGAAGACGATATTCCGAACATGATCCTGCTGCCGCGCGCCGCCGATGAACTGGATATCCCGTTCGTCTCTTCTGGCGGTCAAGCTGATGCGCGTTCGCTCGTGGCATCACTCGCCATGGGTGCAGAGGGCATGAACATGGGCACCCGTTTCATCGCGACAAAAGAAGCGCCGGTGCACCAGAATGTCAAAGACGCCATCGTTGCCGCCAGCGAGCTCGACACCCGCCTCGTCATGCGTCCACTGCGCAATACCGAGCGTGTGCTGAACAATGCGGCGGTCGAACAGCTGCTGGAAATCGAGAAAGAAAAAGGTGCCGATCTGCAATTTACCGATGTCATCGAGCAAGTGGCGGGCGTCTATCCTAAAATCATGCTGGAAGGCGACATGGACATCGGTGCTTGGAGCTGCGGCATGGTTGCTGGCCTGATCAATGATATTCCAACCTGTAAGGAGTTGATCGACGGTATCATGAAAGACGCAGAAGAGATTATCAACGGTCGCCTCAAAGGCTTTCTCGCCGCCTGA
- the purU gene encoding formyltetrahydrofolate deformylase — protein sequence MIENYILTLTAEGRVGLVAGVTGFLAEHEGFIIDSQQYADLELGRFFMRVAFQGAGGKFPDSLDALTEQFSVVGTRYALDWTLVSGAAKPNIVIAVSKGSHCLNDLLHRWKTGGLPVNIAGVISNHESLRDLTEWHDVKFHHLPVTSDNRVEQEQAILDVMAAGQADYLILARYMQILSEDLSTKLAGRCINIHHSFLPGFKGAKPYHRAHERGVKLIGATAHFVSADLDEGPIIEQAVERVDHRASVEEMIRIGRDIEAQVLAKAVKWAGEHRILLNGNRTVVFR from the coding sequence ATGATCGAAAACTATATTTTGACCCTCACCGCAGAGGGCCGCGTCGGCCTGGTTGCAGGCGTCACCGGTTTTCTTGCAGAACATGAGGGCTTCATTATCGACAGTCAGCAATATGCCGATCTGGAGCTGGGCCGCTTTTTCATGCGCGTTGCGTTTCAGGGCGCTGGAGGCAAGTTTCCGGATAGCCTTGACGCCCTGACCGAGCAGTTTTCAGTGGTCGGCACCCGCTATGCGCTCGACTGGACCTTGGTCAGCGGAGCGGCGAAACCCAATATTGTTATCGCAGTATCGAAGGGCAGCCATTGCCTCAATGACTTGCTGCATCGTTGGAAAACCGGTGGATTGCCGGTGAATATTGCGGGCGTGATCAGCAATCACGAAAGCCTGCGCGACCTGACCGAATGGCATGATGTGAAATTTCACCACCTCCCGGTCACCAGCGACAATCGCGTGGAACAGGAACAAGCCATATTGGATGTGATGGCCGCAGGACAAGCCGACTATCTAATCCTCGCGCGCTATATGCAGATATTATCCGAAGATCTGAGCACCAAACTCGCCGGACGCTGCATTAATATCCATCACAGCTTTCTGCCGGGATTCAAAGGCGCCAAACCTTATCACCGCGCCCACGAACGCGGGGTAAAGCTTATTGGGGCCACCGCCCATTTTGTCAGCGCTGATCTCGACGAAGGGCCGATTATCGAGCAAGCGGTGGAGCGCGTGGATCACCGGGCGAGTGTTGAGGAAATGATCCGCATTGGCCGCGATATCGAGGCGCAGGTTCTGGCCAAGGCGGTCAAATGGGCGGGTGAACACCGCATCTTGCTCAACGGCAATCGCACGGTTGTGTTTCGTTAA
- a CDS encoding RcnB family protein, with amino-acid sequence MMKKILMILAASTMVISPMVTAQVEAATHKTVKKTVTVKDGKRVVTKKTTDKGNKAKKVVRTTYVPTKQRWSKGQRFDRRHAVNYRVINNPRAYRLATAPRGYRWVRSGNDAILVGVTSGIIGAVIGNAISR; translated from the coding sequence ATGATGAAAAAGATTCTGATGATATTGGCTGCATCAACAATGGTCATATCGCCGATGGTAACCGCACAGGTTGAGGCCGCGACCCATAAGACAGTCAAGAAGACAGTGACGGTTAAAGACGGAAAGCGGGTCGTTACCAAGAAGACGACGGACAAAGGAAATAAGGCCAAGAAAGTTGTGCGCACAACCTATGTGCCAACCAAGCAGCGTTGGTCCAAAGGCCAGCGTTTTGATCGTCGCCATGCCGTGAACTACCGCGTGATAAACAATCCCCGCGCCTATCGTTTGGCAACCGCGCCGCGCGGTTATCGCTGGGTTCGGTCTGGCAATGATGCGATTTTGGTCGGTGTGACCAGTGGTATTATCGGAGCTGTGATTGGCAATGCTATATCGCGTTAA
- a CDS encoding acyl-CoA dehydrogenase family protein yields the protein MINTEGMVAETAAKIYTDLCGREVPHEAAAGQYPQALWDALAENGLPLAWVSEDNGGFGADYDEVFGAIWVSAEAASPVPFAETLIANWLLDRAGVAIPDGASTFALLDGNAASVPFAGTADHVAVYDASKNAIALYKTADASAADGQALSPDSDTRLDFSTATPVASAATNLSRRAVEALILTVRAVQMASAIEAALNLSIAYVSDREQFGRPLSKFQAIQHQLAVAASESAAATMAATQAASALARSADDPEKAWHEAVVAKVQIGHSVEAVTVPFHQVHGAMGYTQEYDLHHYTRRLWAWRDTLGNEHHWSKTLGAELAVTSPDQIWKGVTTGAWIAS from the coding sequence ATGATCAATACAGAAGGCATGGTTGCTGAAACCGCAGCGAAGATTTACACCGACCTGTGCGGGCGCGAAGTACCGCATGAGGCGGCGGCTGGCCAATATCCGCAAGCCTTATGGGATGCACTCGCCGAAAACGGGCTGCCGCTCGCTTGGGTGAGCGAAGATAATGGCGGCTTTGGTGCCGACTATGATGAGGTCTTCGGCGCCATCTGGGTGTCCGCAGAGGCAGCCTCACCAGTGCCCTTTGCAGAAACATTGATCGCCAACTGGTTGCTCGACCGAGCCGGCGTCGCCATTCCCGATGGCGCTTCCACGTTCGCGCTTCTGGACGGCAATGCTGCCAGCGTCCCGTTCGCAGGCACAGCCGATCATGTGGCCGTCTATGATGCCAGCAAGAACGCCATTGCCCTCTACAAAACCGCCGACGCATCGGCGGCTGATGGGCAGGCCTTGTCACCCGATAGCGATACGCGTCTGGACTTCTCCACCGCGACACCCGTTGCGAGCGCCGCGACAAACCTGTCCCGCCGCGCCGTCGAGGCGTTGATCCTCACTGTCCGTGCGGTGCAAATGGCTTCCGCTATCGAAGCCGCGCTCAATCTTTCCATCGCCTATGTCTCGGACCGCGAACAATTTGGCCGGCCATTGTCGAAATTTCAGGCGATCCAGCATCAGCTCGCCGTTGCCGCATCGGAAAGCGCCGCCGCGACCATGGCCGCGACACAGGCCGCCAGCGCGCTGGCCCGCAGCGCCGATGATCCGGAAAAAGCATGGCATGAGGCGGTGGTTGCCAAAGTCCAGATCGGTCACAGCGTCGAAGCCGTCACCGTGCCGTTCCATCAGGTGCATGGCGCTATGGGCTATACGCAGGAATATGATCTGCATCACTATACCCGCCGTCTATGGGCCTGGCGCGACACATTGGGCAATGAGCATCACTGGTCCAAAACGCTCGGCGCAGAGCTTGCCGTAACGTCACCGGACCAGATTTGGAAAGGCGTGACAACCGGCGCCTGGATTGCTAGTTAA
- a CDS encoding SDR family NAD(P)-dependent oxidoreductase has product MEPYQQLSRSIAGKKAIVTGAASGMGRATAHLFASEGAIVAVTDLDQGRCDAVVEEIAAAGYSGSAEAWSLDVSNPDIIKAVVADIAQAFDGIDILVNNAGFAIPADVAEESYEDSWEPTLAVMLAAHQRMIRAALPHLKQAEHPRIVNIASTEGLGASPGNSPYVAAKHGVIGLTKGLAVDLGREGITVNCICPGPIRTGITDAISEEHKTIYAKRRVALRRYAISEEVAHMTLSCVLPAASFLTGAVIPVDGGLTIKNA; this is encoded by the coding sequence GTGGAGCCCTATCAGCAACTGAGCCGCTCCATTGCCGGCAAGAAAGCAATCGTCACCGGGGCAGCCAGCGGCATGGGCCGTGCGACCGCGCATCTGTTCGCCTCGGAAGGTGCGATTGTAGCCGTAACCGATCTCGATCAGGGGCGTTGCGACGCCGTTGTCGAGGAAATCGCGGCAGCCGGTTATAGCGGCTCGGCAGAGGCCTGGTCGCTGGATGTCAGCAATCCTGACATCATCAAGGCGGTGGTTGCCGATATCGCTCAGGCCTTTGATGGTATTGATATTCTGGTCAACAATGCCGGATTCGCGATTCCGGCAGATGTTGCCGAGGAAAGCTACGAAGACAGCTGGGAACCGACTCTGGCGGTCATGCTGGCGGCTCACCAGCGGATGATCCGCGCAGCCCTGCCTCATCTCAAGCAGGCCGAGCATCCCCGGATAGTCAATATCGCGTCAACCGAGGGACTGGGAGCCTCGCCGGGCAACAGCCCTTATGTCGCCGCCAAGCATGGCGTAATTGGTTTGACCAAAGGCCTTGCGGTCGATCTCGGCCGCGAAGGCATCACCGTGAACTGCATCTGCCCCGGCCCGATCCGCACCGGTATTACCGACGCGATATCCGAAGAGCATAAGACCATCTACGCCAAACGCCGGGTAGCGCTGCGCCGCTATGCCATCTCGGAAGAAGTTGCGCACATGACCTTGTCCTGCGTGCTACCCGCCGCCAGTTTCCTGACCGGCGCCGTTATCCCGGTCGATGGCGGCCTAACCATCAAGAACGCATGA
- the gspH gene encoding type II secretion system minor pseudopilin GspH yields MKPRRNSVHNHHETGFTLVELMIVLVILGLMASIVVLSFPDGSNDLEQDAQKFAARTAALRDNAILQSRPMAVQVTPSGYSFLERRKGAWSVMEDKPFRSTNWSNGVTAEVGEAGPLLISFESTGLPSDRADVRLNYKDFARDIVIAPMGDVQLAGAEQTP; encoded by the coding sequence ATGAAACCCCGCCGAAACTCTGTTCACAATCATCATGAAACTGGCTTCACGCTGGTGGAACTCATGATTGTATTAGTGATTTTGGGGTTGATGGCGTCGATTGTGGTGTTGTCTTTCCCGGATGGCAGCAATGATCTGGAACAAGATGCACAGAAATTTGCGGCCCGCACGGCGGCGCTGCGTGACAATGCGATATTGCAGTCTCGCCCGATGGCGGTGCAGGTCACGCCCTCCGGCTATAGCTTTCTGGAGCGTCGCAAAGGCGCGTGGTCGGTGATGGAGGATAAACCCTTTCGGTCGACCAACTGGTCTAACGGAGTGACCGCAGAAGTCGGTGAGGCCGGCCCTCTGCTGATCAGTTTTGAAAGCACTGGTTTGCCGAGCGACCGCGCCGACGTTCGCCTGAACTACAAAGATTTTGCGCGCGATATCGTGATCGCACCGATGGGGGACGTGCAATTGGCCGGTGCGGAACAAACGCCATGA
- a CDS encoding enoyl-CoA hydratase-related protein, producing the protein MSDVVLYDKQDRVVTITLNKPETRNALSTDLCSALVEAMKKADADKGVSCVVLAANGKSFSSGGNLHEIKAMTAEQNMTPMQIEEWYRTGIQRIPLTMAEISVPVIAAVNGHAIGAGNDLTTMCDIRIAGEDAIFAESFLRVGIIPGDGGAWLLPRIIGQARANQMLFTGEFIDAHTALDYGLVSEVVANDDLLKRAYELAEQVVALPPLAIRKTKELVRTAQSVTLKENLDQAALFQGVLQQLDDHQEAIDAILEKRKPVFKGQ; encoded by the coding sequence ATGAGCGATGTCGTTCTCTATGACAAGCAAGACCGCGTGGTCACCATTACGTTGAATAAGCCGGAGACGCGCAACGCGCTGTCGACCGATCTTTGCTCTGCGCTGGTGGAGGCGATGAAAAAAGCCGATGCTGACAAGGGCGTCAGCTGCGTCGTACTCGCCGCCAACGGCAAAAGCTTTTCCTCCGGCGGCAATCTGCATGAGATCAAGGCAATGACCGCCGAGCAGAATATGACGCCCATGCAGATTGAAGAATGGTATCGTACCGGCATCCAGCGCATCCCGCTGACTATGGCCGAGATTTCGGTTCCAGTCATCGCAGCTGTCAATGGCCACGCGATTGGTGCTGGCAATGACCTGACCACCATGTGCGATATCCGTATTGCGGGCGAAGATGCGATTTTTGCCGAGAGCTTCCTGCGCGTCGGTATCATCCCGGGCGATGGCGGCGCATGGCTATTGCCGCGCATCATCGGTCAGGCGCGGGCGAACCAGATGCTGTTTACCGGCGAGTTTATCGACGCGCATACAGCGCTTGATTATGGCCTAGTATCAGAGGTTGTGGCGAATGATGATTTGCTCAAACGCGCTTATGAACTGGCTGAACAAGTCGTCGCTTTACCGCCATTGGCGATCCGCAAAACCAAGGAATTAGTGCGCACCGCGCAGAGTGTGACGCTGAAAGAAAATCTCGATCAGGCGGCTTTATTCCAAGGCGTATTGCAACAGCTTGACGATCATCAAGAAGCGATTGATGCGATCCTTGAGAAACGCAAACCAGTGTTCAAGGGGCAGTAG